Proteins from one Phaenicophaeus curvirostris isolate KB17595 chromosome 16, BPBGC_Pcur_1.0, whole genome shotgun sequence genomic window:
- the NT5M gene encoding 5'(3')-deoxyribonucleotidase, mitochondrial produces the protein MILLSSFLHLRPRCCVAPFAGLGRGLGPIAGSRRTLRVLVDMDGVLADFEGGFLKKFRARYPDEPYIALEDRRGFWVSEQYGRLGPELSEKAISIWESKNFFLELDPLPGAVEAVKQMANLADTDVFICTSPIKKYFYCPYEKYAWVEKHFGPEFLERIVLTRDKTVVSADLLIDDRPDITGAELNPSWEHVLFTACHNKHLQLKPPSRRLESWTDDWKAILDSKRLPPCRTT, from the exons ATGATTTTGCTCAGCAGCTTCTTGCACCTTCGGCCTCGGTGCTGCGTTGCCCCATTtgcagggctgggcagggggcTCGGCCCCATAGCGGGGTCCCGCAGGACTCTGCGGGTGCTGGTGGACATGGATGGGGTGCTGGCCGACTTCGAGGGAGGCTTCCTCAAGAAGTTCAGGGCCAGATACCCCGACGAGCCTTACATTGCCCTGGAGGACCGGAGAGGCTTCTGGGTGTCGGAGCAATACGGGCGCCTGGGACCCGAACTGAGC GAGAAAGCGATCAGCATCTGGGAATCCAAGAACTTCTTCTTGGAGCTGGACCCGCTTCCTGGGGCTGTGGAAGCTGTGAAGCAAATGGCAAATTTGGCAGA CACTGATGTGTTCATCTGCACAAGCCCAATCAAGAAGTACTTCTACTGCCCTTACGAGAAG TACGCCTGGGTGGAGAAGCACTTTGGCCCCGAATTTCTCGAGCGGATCGTTTTGACGCGAGATAAGACGGTGGTTTCTGCTGATCTGCTTATAGACGACAGACCTGATATAACAG GGGCTGAGCTGAACCCCAGCTGGGAGCACGTGCTCTTCACAGCCTGTCACAACAAGCACTTGCAGCTGAAGCCCCCCAGCCGCAGGCTGGAGTCCTGGACCGACGACTGGAAGGCCATTCTGGACAGCAAACGCCTACCACCCTGCCGGACCACCTAA